In Chryseobacterium camelliae, one DNA window encodes the following:
- the msrB gene encoding peptide-methionine (R)-S-oxide reductase MsrB, producing the protein MKNILIKAIAIGFLNIAVTATAQNNHFKTNNPYYSRTATTPLKVSNSEWKRILKLELYQVAREGATEMAFTGKYSEFDEKGTYYCAVCGNPLFVSTSKFATTCGWPSFYQPIRKNSVKYRKDTSYNMERTEVLCGRCDSHLGHRFDDGPKPTGKRYCMNSVCLDFVPLNKK; encoded by the coding sequence ATGAAAAATATCCTTATAAAAGCAATAGCAATCGGTTTTTTGAATATTGCGGTTACAGCTACAGCACAAAATAATCACTTTAAAACCAATAACCCTTACTACTCTCGTACTGCCACCACTCCACTGAAAGTAAGCAATAGTGAATGGAAGAGAATCCTGAAGCTTGAACTGTATCAGGTGGCCAGAGAAGGCGCTACCGAAATGGCATTTACAGGGAAGTACAGCGAGTTTGATGAGAAAGGGACTTATTACTGCGCAGTCTGCGGCAATCCCCTCTTCGTGTCCACTTCCAAGTTCGCAACAACATGCGGATGGCCTTCCTTTTACCAGCCGATACGTAAGAACAGTGTAAAGTACAGAAAAGATACCTCTTATAATATGGAAAGAACGGAAGTTTTATGCGGAAGATGCGACTCCCACCTGGGACACCGCTTCGATGACGGTCCCAAACCCACCGGAAAACGGTACTGTATGAATTCCGTTTGCCTTGATTTCGTTCCGCTCAATAAAAAATAA
- a CDS encoding aldo/keto reductase yields MKKRTINHTDLTVAPMNFGGNVFGWTLDEKQSFEILDRFADAGFNFIDTADTYSWWVNGKGGQSEEIIGKWMKSRSNRNDMIIATKVGSETREHDFDISKKHILKSVDESLKRLGTDHIDLYYTHFDDHKTPVEETLEAYDEIIRAGKVRYIGVSNVSPERIRESFEAAEKHNLPKYVALQPHYNLMEREKFENDYNPVVKEYDLSVFPYFSLAGGFLTGKYRDESDFDKSARGGMNKYLNDKGMKVLQALDEISEKHQVGQASIALAWLLANPAVTAPIVSATSDSQLHTLFKAVDVSLDEQDLQILNDSSK; encoded by the coding sequence ATGAAAAAGAGAACGATCAACCATACCGATCTGACAGTAGCGCCGATGAATTTCGGAGGAAATGTATTCGGGTGGACCCTGGATGAGAAGCAATCTTTTGAAATTCTTGACCGATTTGCTGATGCCGGCTTTAATTTTATTGATACCGCAGACACGTATTCCTGGTGGGTCAATGGAAAAGGAGGGCAGTCTGAAGAAATCATAGGAAAATGGATGAAGAGCCGCTCGAACAGGAACGATATGATCATTGCAACCAAAGTGGGCTCTGAAACCCGTGAACATGATTTTGACATCAGCAAAAAACACATCCTTAAATCCGTCGATGAATCACTGAAAAGGCTGGGTACCGATCATATCGATCTTTATTATACCCATTTCGATGATCATAAAACACCGGTAGAAGAAACGCTGGAAGCCTACGATGAAATTATCAGGGCAGGCAAGGTCCGGTATATCGGAGTATCCAATGTTTCTCCGGAACGGATCCGCGAGTCTTTTGAAGCAGCAGAAAAGCACAATCTGCCAAAGTATGTTGCCCTGCAACCGCATTACAACCTCATGGAAAGGGAGAAATTTGAAAATGATTATAATCCGGTGGTTAAGGAATACGATCTGAGTGTCTTCCCGTATTTTTCTCTGGCAGGAGGATTTCTGACCGGTAAATACCGTGACGAATCCGACTTTGATAAAAGTGCCAGAGGAGGCATGAACAAATACCTGAATGATAAAGGCATGAAAGTATTACAAGCGCTGGACGAAATCAGTGAAAAACATCAGGTAGGGCAGGCTTCAATTGCATTGGCCTGGTTGCTGGCAAATCCGGCAGTCACCGCTCCCATTGTAAGTGCCACCAGTGATTCTCAATTGCATACTTTGTTTAAAGCAGTGGATGTAAGTCTTGATGAACAAGATTTGCAGATACTCAACGATTCAAGTAAATAG
- a CDS encoding threonine aldolase family protein, translating to MKFSFKNDYSEGCHPNILRALSEHNEDQQAGYGEDQYSLQAKELIKVRMNSKASDIYFISGGTQANLIVISSVLRPYQCAVSASTGHILNNETGAIEATGHKVLSVETEDGKLKPSDITPVLESHRNRPHQVMPKLVYISNSTELGTIYDRGELEALSEFCKLHDLYLFMDGARLGHGLTAATSDLTLEDVARLTDVFYLGGTKNGALIGEAVVINNPLLQQDFAFNIKQKGALLAKGRLLGIQFLELMKGDLYFDLAKHANRQAMKIKNFLKERGVEFLSDTYTNQIFPILSNTLIERLSEDFEFYVWKKMDEHFSAIRLITSWNTADEAVIRFTEAIEHQMPEI from the coding sequence ATGAAATTTTCATTCAAGAACGATTATTCTGAAGGTTGCCATCCCAATATCCTGCGGGCGCTTTCAGAACATAATGAAGATCAGCAGGCTGGTTATGGAGAAGATCAATATTCGCTGCAAGCCAAAGAACTGATCAAAGTGCGCATGAACAGCAAGGCCTCAGATATTTATTTTATTTCAGGTGGAACACAGGCCAATCTTATTGTCATTTCTTCCGTTCTCAGGCCCTATCAGTGTGCAGTTTCTGCTTCTACAGGCCACATTCTCAATAATGAAACAGGAGCTATTGAAGCGACAGGCCATAAAGTGTTAAGTGTGGAGACTGAAGATGGAAAGCTTAAACCGTCCGATATTACACCTGTACTTGAGTCCCACCGTAATAGGCCGCACCAGGTAATGCCGAAGCTGGTGTATATCTCCAATTCTACAGAGCTGGGAACCATATATGACAGGGGAGAACTGGAAGCCTTATCTGAATTCTGTAAACTTCATGATCTGTATCTCTTCATGGATGGGGCAAGGCTGGGGCATGGGTTAACTGCCGCAACCAGTGATCTTACGCTGGAAGACGTAGCCCGGCTGACAGATGTTTTTTATCTGGGCGGAACCAAAAACGGAGCTTTGATAGGAGAGGCAGTAGTCATTAATAATCCTTTGCTACAACAGGATTTTGCATTCAACATTAAACAGAAAGGCGCATTGCTGGCCAAGGGCCGGCTGCTTGGGATCCAGTTTCTGGAACTGATGAAAGGAGACCTGTACTTTGATTTGGCGAAACATGCCAACAGACAGGCGATGAAGATTAAAAATTTCCTGAAAGAGCGGGGAGTGGAGTTTCTGTCTGATACCTATACCAACCAGATTTTCCCTATTCTCAGCAATACTCTTATTGAGCGTTTGTCCGAGGACTTTGAGTTTTACGTATGGAAAAAAATGGACGAGCATTTTTCAGCCATCCGCCTCATAACTTCATGGAATACTGCTGATGAAGCGGTCATACGTTTTACAGAGGCCATAGAACATCAAATGCCAGAAATATAG
- a CDS encoding metal-dependent transcriptional regulator: protein MPKITLTEENYLKALFHVVDSEGKVTINELSKFLNVKMPSVNNMMKKFAEKGWVVYETYKPLLVTEKGRREAALVVRKHRLTEMFLVKNMNFGWENVHEIAEQLEHVHSQVFFDKMDEILNYPKFDPHGEPIPDKDGNIIAQDLQKLSSCETGEMVIFTSVTLSDDAFLSYLNERSLLLDTQIKVIKIEDFDKSMTIEIEGKKEILSKKATEKILVRK, encoded by the coding sequence ATGCCGAAAATAACCTTAACCGAAGAAAATTACCTGAAAGCCCTGTTTCATGTTGTGGACTCAGAAGGTAAAGTGACGATCAATGAACTCAGTAAATTTCTGAACGTGAAAATGCCAAGTGTCAATAATATGATGAAGAAATTTGCAGAGAAAGGCTGGGTAGTCTATGAAACCTATAAACCTCTCCTGGTAACGGAAAAAGGACGGAGAGAAGCGGCCCTGGTGGTTCGTAAACACCGGCTGACAGAAATGTTCCTGGTAAAGAATATGAACTTCGGATGGGAAAATGTGCATGAAATTGCGGAACAGCTTGAGCATGTTCACTCACAGGTTTTCTTTGACAAGATGGACGAAATCCTCAATTATCCTAAATTTGATCCGCATGGCGAACCTATTCCTGATAAAGATGGTAATATCATTGCCCAGGATTTACAGAAACTCAGCAGTTGCGAGACCGGAGAGATGGTTATTTTCACTTCTGTGACGCTTTCTGATGATGCTTTCCTGAGCTACCTGAACGAAAGGAGCCTTTTGCTGGATACTCAGATCAAAGTAATTAAAATTGAGGATTTTGATAAATCAATGACGATTGAGATTGAGGGGAAAAAGGAAATACTCAGTAAGAAAGCTACTGAAAAAATCCTTGTCAGGAAATAG
- a CDS encoding YciE/YciF ferroxidase family protein: METKSSAKKAPAKTAAKTTPSKTTAAKASSKTPAKKDAAKELKDLFEDSLKDIYWAEKALVKALPNMMKNATDEKLKKAIEDHLAETETHVERLEACFESLGKKAQAKKCDAMQGILDEGKSIIEETEPGAVRDAGIIAAAQKVEHYEIATYGTISAFAKVLKEEECLQHLLQTLKEEKKCDELLTKVADTNLNSKAL; encoded by the coding sequence ATGGAAACGAAATCATCAGCTAAAAAAGCACCTGCGAAAACTGCAGCAAAAACAACACCGTCTAAGACAACCGCAGCTAAAGCCAGCTCAAAAACACCTGCTAAGAAAGATGCTGCCAAAGAACTGAAGGATCTTTTTGAAGATTCACTGAAAGATATTTACTGGGCTGAAAAAGCACTTGTAAAAGCTCTGCCGAACATGATGAAAAATGCTACCGATGAAAAACTGAAGAAAGCGATTGAAGATCACCTGGCAGAAACAGAAACCCACGTGGAGCGTCTTGAAGCCTGTTTTGAATCATTAGGAAAAAAAGCACAGGCGAAGAAGTGTGATGCCATGCAGGGTATCCTGGATGAAGGGAAAAGCATTATTGAAGAGACAGAACCCGGAGCAGTAAGGGATGCAGGCATCATTGCCGCTGCACAGAAAGTGGAGCATTACGAGATTGCTACCTACGGAACCATTTCTGCTTTTGCCAAAGTTTTGAAAGAGGAGGAGTGCCTTCAGCATCTTCTCCAGACATTGAAAGAAGAAAAGAAATGTGACGAACTCCTGACAAAGGTGGCCGACACCAATTTAAACAGCAAAGCTTTATAG
- a CDS encoding serine hydrolase domain-containing protein, with translation MRRIFSLVLIITISNISFGQKTQSQRIDSVFTSLYQKKMFNGNVLIAEKGKIIFEKNYGLANEETKQKLDNNTIFELASISKQFTAMGIVLLEKQGKLKYDDNISKYIPELSFYRNITIRNLLNHTSGLPDYIKLFEEHWDKTKIATNQDIVNLFVQYQPKLYFNQAKNMSTVTQAILY, from the coding sequence ATGAGAAGAATATTTTCACTAGTCTTAATCATAACAATTTCAAATATTTCTTTTGGACAAAAAACTCAAAGCCAAAGAATTGATAGTGTATTTACATCACTATACCAGAAGAAAATGTTCAATGGAAATGTATTAATTGCAGAGAAGGGGAAAATCATATTTGAGAAAAATTATGGTTTAGCGAATGAAGAGACCAAACAAAAACTTGATAATAATACAATTTTTGAATTAGCATCAATTTCTAAACAGTTTACCGCTATGGGAATTGTTTTATTGGAAAAACAAGGAAAATTAAAATATGACGATAACATTTCGAAGTATATTCCTGAATTAAGTTTCTACAGAAACATCACGATAAGAAACCTACTTAATCATACCAGCGGGCTTCCTGACTATATAAAGCTTTTTGAAGAACATTGGGATAAAACAAAAATTGCTACCAATCAGGATATTGTCAATCTATTTGTACAATACCAACCAAAGTTATATTTCAACCAGGCGAAAAATATGAGTACAGTGACACAGGCTATACTTTATTAG
- a CDS encoding aldo/keto reductase, with protein sequence MKPEILNENHRLGLGGVAIGTAFGDITDEQANEIFSKAWDLGIRYYDTSPWYGLTKSERRFGSFLKDKNREDFILSTKVGRIFTEVPEADVPPTMWQNPLNYDFKHDYTADAIKRSIEESLQRTGLDRLDIVYVHDLSEDQVGDRYPYFLEQAKKGAFKVLSELRDQGVIKAWGMGVNKIEPILDCIDNADPDICLSATQYSILDHDFTVDVLLPAVKKAGVKLVSGAGYNSGFIAGRNRYNYKELIPKGMTEKRDRIKAIAQKYNTNIVHAALQFVLAADEFVSIIPGASKPEQVQDNVDALHADIPAEFWKELKSERLIYEKAQVPGDHSTSNQ encoded by the coding sequence ATGAAACCAGAAATTTTAAATGAAAACCACAGACTTGGACTTGGAGGAGTCGCCATAGGAACCGCTTTCGGAGATATTACTGATGAACAGGCCAATGAAATCTTCAGCAAAGCATGGGATTTAGGCATTCGTTATTACGATACTTCGCCATGGTATGGTCTTACCAAAAGTGAAAGGAGATTCGGCTCTTTTTTAAAAGATAAAAACAGGGAAGATTTTATTCTGTCGACCAAAGTGGGACGAATATTTACCGAAGTACCGGAAGCGGATGTCCCGCCAACGATGTGGCAGAACCCGCTTAATTATGATTTCAAACACGACTATACCGCCGATGCGATCAAAAGATCGATTGAAGAAAGCCTGCAAAGGACAGGACTTGACCGTCTGGATATCGTTTATGTCCATGACCTATCCGAAGACCAGGTGGGAGACCGTTATCCGTATTTCCTCGAGCAGGCTAAGAAGGGAGCTTTCAAAGTGCTATCTGAGTTGCGTGACCAGGGTGTTATCAAAGCCTGGGGAATGGGCGTCAATAAAATAGAACCTATTCTCGACTGTATCGATAATGCGGATCCGGACATATGCCTTTCTGCAACGCAATATTCCATTCTTGACCATGATTTTACGGTGGATGTTTTATTGCCGGCCGTAAAAAAAGCCGGCGTGAAGCTGGTTTCCGGAGCCGGTTACAATTCGGGATTTATAGCCGGCAGGAACCGGTACAATTATAAAGAACTTATTCCCAAAGGTATGACGGAAAAGCGTGACAGGATTAAAGCGATAGCACAGAAATACAATACCAATATTGTGCATGCAGCCCTGCAGTTTGTATTGGCAGCAGACGAATTCGTATCTATTATACCGGGCGCGAGTAAGCCTGAACAGGTACAGGATAATGTTGATGCCCTGCACGCTGATATCCCAGCAGAGTTCTGGAAAGAGCTGAAATCTGAAAGATTAATCTATGAGAAGGCACAGGTTCCGGGTGATCATTCCACGTCTAATCAGTAA
- a CDS encoding DNA-3-methyladenine glycosylase: MKLPEIYYRNPDILFLAKDLLGKILYTCTEGNMSAGMIVETEAYGGIADKASHAYGGRRTGRTETMYQNGGVAYVYLCYGIHYLFNVVTSWEDDPQAVLIRAVEPLSGQELMQLRRNMQASKPAISSGPGSAAKALGIDRSLNGKDLTGDEIWIEDHGISYAAELIVSGPRIGVAYAGEDALLAWRFYVRGNRYVSKPRS; encoded by the coding sequence ATGAAGTTACCTGAAATTTACTACCGAAATCCTGATATCCTTTTTCTTGCCAAAGACCTCTTAGGAAAGATCCTGTATACGTGTACGGAAGGAAATATGTCTGCGGGAATGATTGTGGAAACTGAGGCCTATGGCGGAATAGCAGACAAAGCATCCCATGCATACGGCGGGCGGCGTACCGGCAGGACAGAAACCATGTACCAGAACGGAGGTGTCGCTTATGTATACCTTTGTTATGGTATCCATTACCTTTTCAATGTGGTTACTTCTTGGGAAGATGATCCTCAGGCAGTGCTGATCAGAGCTGTAGAACCTTTATCAGGACAGGAACTGATGCAGTTACGCAGGAATATGCAGGCTTCCAAACCGGCCATTTCTTCAGGACCGGGATCGGCAGCCAAGGCACTGGGAATTGACCGATCCCTGAACGGAAAAGATCTGACCGGAGATGAAATCTGGATTGAAGACCATGGAATTTCCTATGCTGCTGAGCTGATTGTTTCGGGACCGCGAATCGGGGTAGCGTATGCCGGGGAAGATGCGCTGTTAGCGTGGCGATTTTATGTCAGAGGCAACCGGTATGTCAGTAAGCCCAGAAGCTGA
- a CDS encoding serine hydrolase domain-containing protein: protein MCTIPTKVIFQPGEKYEYSDTGYTLLALIIEKVSQKTFGQFLNESIFKPLKMNNTFVYRRRFESKQIKNYALGYINDNLGQKVLPDSIEKESYTYYLDGIVGDGTVNSTTEDLLKWDRALYTDTLINSKDKELMFNSVKTKDGEETQYGFGWFIGNSKKYGKIVYHSGGWPGYSTFIERHLDNDKTIIILQNTSDTKINSALQLIRMILYN from the coding sequence ATTTGTACAATACCAACCAAAGTTATATTTCAACCAGGCGAAAAATATGAGTACAGTGACACAGGCTATACTTTATTAGCACTTATAATAGAAAAAGTGTCACAAAAGACATTTGGACAGTTTCTGAACGAAAGCATTTTTAAGCCATTAAAAATGAACAATACCTTTGTTTACAGAAGGAGATTTGAATCAAAACAAATAAAGAATTATGCTCTTGGTTATATTAATGATAATTTAGGTCAAAAAGTACTTCCAGACAGTATCGAAAAGGAATCTTACACCTATTATCTGGACGGCATTGTGGGCGACGGAACCGTAAACTCTACTACGGAAGACTTGTTAAAATGGGATAGAGCACTTTATACTGATACATTGATTAATTCAAAAGATAAAGAACTCATGTTCAACTCTGTGAAAACAAAAGATGGAGAAGAAACTCAATATGGATTTGGCTGGTTCATAGGAAATTCAAAGAAATATGGCAAAATCGTCTATCATTCCGGAGGCTGGCCAGGATATTCCACCTTTATAGAAAGGCATTTGGATAATGACAAAACAATAATAATCCTTCAAAATACTTCAGATACAAAAATAAATTCTGCATTGCAACTAATAAGAATGATTTTGTATAATTGA
- a CDS encoding RNA polymerase sigma factor translates to MNGNTLLIKTNYYSEEQLILLLKDKNENGFHYLYDHYSGALYGVILRIVQSKEYTEEIIQDVFVKIWNSIAQYDAGKGRFYTWMINIARNTAIDYLKSKSFQNELKNQSLPDFVYDSAELSVQDNTSDHIGFSSILGSLEEDKQQLIDMAYYQGYTQNEISEKLKMPLGTVKTKMRSALMKLKDLLKDYQ, encoded by the coding sequence TTGAACGGAAATACTTTACTTATTAAAACAAATTACTATTCGGAAGAGCAGCTTATCCTTCTACTTAAGGATAAAAACGAAAATGGTTTTCATTATCTGTATGACCATTATTCGGGCGCTTTGTATGGGGTTATCCTCCGGATCGTACAATCCAAAGAGTATACAGAAGAAATCATCCAAGACGTTTTTGTTAAAATATGGAATTCCATTGCCCAATATGATGCCGGCAAGGGAAGATTTTATACATGGATGATTAATATTGCAAGAAATACAGCGATCGATTATTTAAAATCTAAATCATTTCAAAACGAATTGAAAAACCAATCGCTTCCGGATTTCGTATATGATTCTGCAGAGCTTTCTGTTCAGGATAATACATCTGATCATATCGGATTCAGCAGTATACTCGGAAGTCTTGAAGAAGATAAGCAGCAACTTATTGATATGGCCTATTACCAGGGATATACGCAGAATGAAATCTCCGAAAAACTGAAAATGCCGTTGGGAACTGTAAAAACCAAAATGAGAAGCGCACTGATGAAATTAAAAGACTTGCTAAAAGATTACCAATAA
- a CDS encoding anti-sigma factor, with translation MNTKEYISSGIIESYILGLASPDEASILECVMKNNAEVKAAFEEAQKILEDLATAQAVAPPADLKSKIWNKIQQEQITELPATAVSEEQPEHHIKPVNDTFTAAPEKKSGWKTYAVAATALFLVSTAANIFWMNERAESKKQIAQLESQQKNNAIALQNMQQKWNMISSPEMKMVMLKGVEKHTESKAMVFWDTKTKEVYLSADTLPKAPEGMQYQLWAIEGGKPVSAGMYSEDKDAKIALSTIPQAQAFAITLEKKGGSEVPTMENMYVMGEVSS, from the coding sequence TTGAATACTAAAGAATACATATCATCCGGAATCATAGAATCCTATATTCTAGGTCTTGCTTCTCCTGACGAGGCAAGCATTTTGGAGTGTGTGATGAAGAACAATGCTGAAGTGAAAGCAGCATTTGAAGAAGCACAGAAAATATTGGAAGATCTTGCTACAGCTCAGGCTGTCGCACCACCTGCCGATCTGAAATCTAAAATCTGGAATAAGATCCAGCAGGAACAGATTACCGAACTTCCAGCAACTGCTGTTTCTGAAGAGCAACCGGAACATCACATTAAACCGGTTAATGATACCTTTACAGCTGCTCCTGAAAAGAAAAGCGGTTGGAAAACCTATGCTGTTGCTGCAACGGCATTATTCCTTGTAAGTACGGCCGCCAACATCTTCTGGATGAATGAGCGCGCAGAGAGTAAAAAACAGATTGCACAGCTTGAATCTCAGCAAAAAAACAATGCCATTGCCCTGCAAAATATGCAGCAGAAGTGGAATATGATTTCCAGTCCTGAAATGAAAATGGTCATGCTGAAAGGAGTTGAAAAACATACCGAATCTAAAGCTATGGTCTTTTGGGATACTAAAACAAAAGAAGTATACCTTTCCGCAGATACGCTTCCTAAAGCTCCTGAAGGCATGCAATACCAACTTTGGGCTATAGAGGGGGGTAAACCTGTAAGCGCAGGAATGTACTCAGAGGATAAAGATGCTAAAATTGCGCTCTCTACGATACCTCAGGCGCAGGCCTTTGCGATTACCCTTGAAAAGAAAGGTGGCAGTGAAGTTCCTACGATGGAGAACATGTATGTAATGGGAGAAGTTAGTTCATAG
- a CDS encoding NAD(P)/FAD-dependent oxidoreductase, with amino-acid sequence MKKHIVIVGGGFAGINLIKSLKNDSRFRITLVDKNNYHFFPPLIYQVATSFIESSNISYPFRKMFSNYKNVHFHMGSLERIDPAAHVLETDTGNITYDYLVLALGTETNFFGMENVQRCALPMKTIEEALYLRNYMLLTLEEAARNKDVKKAERLQNIVIAGGGPTGVELAGMIAEMGQYIAQKEYPEIKMSLSNLYLIDALPTLLSPMSKMAQEDAYETLTKLGVKILLNVSVKDYVDCKVILSDGRTIETETLIWTSGVIGREVKGLPEESLGRGRRILTDAYNKVQGTEDIYALGDIALQLTDKEYPKGHPQLAQVAIQQGKNLAVNLIRMEENKELKPFSYHNKGSMAIISKFRAVVDLPKFSFKGFIAWLTWLFIHIIPLVTFGSKIRLALDWMRLFVTNNPSIRLILRPKKNTSKD; translated from the coding sequence ATGAAAAAGCATATCGTGATCGTAGGCGGAGGTTTTGCAGGAATTAACCTGATCAAATCTCTGAAAAACGATTCCAGGTTCCGCATCACGCTGGTCGATAAGAATAATTACCATTTCTTTCCTCCGCTGATCTACCAGGTAGCCACTTCTTTTATAGAATCGTCCAATATCAGCTATCCGTTCCGTAAAATGTTCTCCAATTATAAGAATGTGCACTTCCATATGGGAAGCCTTGAACGGATAGACCCTGCCGCTCATGTGCTGGAAACAGATACCGGAAATATAACCTACGATTATCTAGTCCTGGCATTGGGCACCGAGACCAATTTCTTCGGGATGGAAAATGTACAGCGCTGCGCCCTGCCTATGAAAACCATCGAGGAAGCCCTTTATCTGAGGAATTATATGCTCCTTACCCTTGAAGAAGCAGCCCGGAATAAAGATGTTAAAAAAGCAGAGAGATTACAGAATATTGTGATTGCAGGCGGCGGCCCTACGGGTGTGGAATTGGCTGGAATGATTGCAGAAATGGGACAGTATATTGCCCAGAAGGAATACCCGGAAATTAAAATGAGCCTTTCTAACCTCTATCTGATTGATGCGCTACCTACCCTGCTGTCCCCTATGAGCAAAATGGCTCAGGAGGATGCCTATGAAACCCTGACAAAGCTCGGGGTAAAGATCCTGCTGAACGTATCGGTAAAAGATTATGTAGACTGCAAAGTAATTCTCTCCGACGGCAGAACCATAGAAACCGAAACCCTGATCTGGACCTCCGGAGTGATCGGAAGGGAAGTAAAAGGGTTGCCGGAAGAAAGTTTGGGACGAGGCAGGAGGATTCTCACCGATGCTTATAATAAAGTACAAGGAACGGAAGATATTTATGCTTTAGGGGATATTGCGCTTCAGCTGACAGACAAAGAGTATCCGAAAGGGCATCCGCAGCTTGCCCAGGTCGCCATACAGCAAGGAAAAAACCTGGCAGTAAACCTGATCCGGATGGAAGAAAACAAGGAACTCAAACCTTTTAGCTACCATAATAAAGGAAGCATGGCCATCATTTCAAAATTCAGGGCCGTGGTAGATCTTCCTAAATTTTCCTTCAAAGGCTTTATCGCGTGGCTTACCTGGCTTTTTATCCATATTATTCCTCTGGTAACCTTCGGAAGTAAAATACGTTTGGCATTAGATTGGATGCGCTTATTTGTAACGAACAATCCTTCTATAAGGCTTATTTTAAGGCCCAAGAAAAATACCAGTAAGGATTAA
- the xth gene encoding exodeoxyribonuclease III: MKIATYNVNGINARLPVLLRWLEEAKPDIVCLQELKAPQERFPEKEINTAGYQAIWKGQKSWNGVAILTRNLEITKVQDTLPGDPGDEQSRYLEAIIDQMVICCLYLPNGNPYPGPKFDYKLSWLKRLKKRTDELITMDLPAIIIGDFNIIPEPIDVHKPERWENDALYRIEIRKAYQNLLKKGWLDSIRTLFPEEKIYTFWDYMYRSYDRDAGIRLDHILLSPYLKSALKSGGVDRNVRGWEKTSDHAPTWVCIEK, from the coding sequence ATGAAAATCGCAACCTATAATGTCAATGGAATCAATGCCAGGCTTCCCGTACTGCTGCGTTGGCTGGAGGAAGCTAAGCCTGATATTGTCTGCCTTCAGGAACTGAAAGCTCCACAGGAACGTTTTCCGGAAAAGGAGATCAATACGGCAGGATATCAGGCAATCTGGAAAGGTCAGAAAAGCTGGAACGGCGTAGCTATCCTCACAAGAAACCTGGAGATTACCAAAGTGCAGGATACGTTGCCTGGAGATCCCGGCGATGAACAGAGCCGTTATCTTGAAGCAATCATAGATCAGATGGTGATCTGCTGTCTTTACCTGCCCAACGGAAACCCTTATCCCGGACCTAAATTCGATTATAAGCTGTCTTGGCTGAAACGTCTGAAAAAAAGAACCGATGAACTGATTACCATGGACCTTCCCGCAATAATCATCGGCGATTTTAATATAATCCCTGAACCTATTGATGTCCATAAACCCGAACGCTGGGAAAATGATGCCCTGTACAGGATAGAAATAAGAAAAGCCTATCAAAACCTGCTGAAGAAGGGATGGCTTGATTCTATCAGAACTCTTTTTCCGGAAGAGAAAATATATACCTTCTGGGATTATATGTATAGATCCTATGACCGGGACGCAGGAATCAGGCTTGATCATATTCTTCTCAGTCCTTACCTGAAGTCTGCTTTAAAATCCGGTGGTGTAGACCGGAATGTACGCGGATGGGAAAAAACAAGTGATCACGCTCCAACATGGGTCTGCATCGAAAAATAA